CGCTGGTGAACGCATAGAGGACTTCGGACAGGCCGTGCGGCCCGGCGTTGTTGAGCGAGGACGTGCCCTGCGGGAGCGCCACGCCCACGGCGGACATGCACAGGATGACCAGGGGGAAGACGAGCACGTAGAGCATCGCGAGCTTCATCTCGCGCGCTTCAATCTTCTTGCCGAGGAACTCCGGCGTGCGGCCCACCATCAGGCCGGCGATGAACACGGCGAGCACCGCCATGACGAGGATGCCGTACAGGCCGGCGCCCACGCCCCCGAAGATGACCTCGCCCAGCTGCATGTTGACGAGCGGCACCAGGCCTCCCAGCGCGGTGAAGCTGTCGTGCATGGCATTGACCGCGCCGCAAGACGCGTCGGTGGTGACGGTGGCGAACAGCGAGGAGGCCGCGACGCCGAAGCGCGCCTCCTTGCCCTCCAGGTTCCCGTGCTGGAGCACCTGGGCGGCGGCGAGGGCGGGGTTGGACTGGGATTCGGCAGCGTAGCTGGCGCCCGCGCCCACGAAGAAGAGGACGGACATGGCCGCGAAGAGGACCCAGCCCTGCTTCGTGTCGCCGGTCATCTTCCCGTAGGTGTGCGTGAGGCCCGCGGGCAGGAGGAAGACGAGCAGCAGCTGCACCAGGTTGGTGAGGGGCGTGGGGTTTTCAAAGGGGTGGGCGCTGTTGGCGTTGAAGAAGCCACCGCCGTTGGTGCCCAGCATCTTGATGGCCTCCTGCGAGGCCACGGGCCCGAAGGCGAGCGTCTGCTTCACGCCCTCCACGGTGGTGAGCTCGCGGTACGGCGCGAGGTTCTGGAGCACGCCCTGCGAGGCGAAGAACAGGGCCGCGACGAAGCTCAGGGGCAGGAGCACGTAGAGCGTGCCGCGCACCAGGTCCACCTGGAAGTGGCCCAGCGTCTTGCGGCCCTCCGGGCCTGGACGACGGGTGAGGCCGCGCGCCAGGGCCAGCGCGACGCCAAGCCCGGAGGCGGCGGAGACGAAGTTCTGCCACGTCAGGCCCACCATCTGCGTGGCGTAGCTCAGGGTGGACTCACCGGCGTAGGACTGCCAGTTGGTGTTGGAGACGAAGCTGGCGGCGGTGTTGAAGGCGAGCGCCGGTCCCACGGCCGGCAGGCCCCGGGGATTGAGCGGGAGCAGGTGCTGGAGCCGCTGGAGCGCGTAGAGGATGACGACGCCCAGCAGGCTGAAGGCGAGCAGGGCGACGGTGTACTGGCCCCACGTCTGCTCCTGTTCACGGCGCACGCCGCACAGGCGCAGCAGGGAGCGCTCGATGGGACCCAGGATTCGGGGGAGGGGTTGGGTGCCGGCCTCGAAGACGCGGAAGAGGTAGACGCCCACGGGCTTCGTCAGCGCGAGGACGAGGACGAAGAACAGCAGCGTTTGCAGCCAGCCGGTGGAGGTCATCAGAAGCGCTCCGGCCGGAGCAGGGCGTAGACGAGGTAGACGGACAGCAGGACCGCGAGCGCGGTCCCGGCGACGTATTCGAAGGTCATGACGGGATGTGCCTCACAGGCGCTCGCGGCCGTGGGCTGGGGCCCACGCGAGCGCGAAGAAACCGACGGGCACCCGCGACAGGTGCTCCGTGCGGAAGATCAGAAACAGGCGACGGCTCCGACGACGAGCAGGGTTTGATGGGGGCGCTGTCGCGGAAGGCCGTCCGCATCGGGGGTCGGGCCCTCGAAGACCTTCCGGGTCGACCGGTCGTGGCGGGCCTCGGCCTTGAGGGTGA
The DNA window shown above is from Corallococcus soli and carries:
- the kdpA gene encoding potassium-transporting ATPase subunit KdpA, translating into MTSTGWLQTLLFFVLVLALTKPVGVYLFRVFEAGTQPLPRILGPIERSLLRLCGVRREQEQTWGQYTVALLAFSLLGVVILYALQRLQHLLPLNPRGLPAVGPALAFNTAASFVSNTNWQSYAGESTLSYATQMVGLTWQNFVSAASGLGVALALARGLTRRPGPEGRKTLGHFQVDLVRGTLYVLLPLSFVAALFFASQGVLQNLAPYRELTTVEGVKQTLAFGPVASQEAIKMLGTNGGGFFNANSAHPFENPTPLTNLVQLLLVFLLPAGLTHTYGKMTGDTKQGWVLFAAMSVLFFVGAGASYAAESQSNPALAAAQVLQHGNLEGKEARFGVAASSLFATVTTDASCGAVNAMHDSFTALGGLVPLVNMQLGEVIFGGVGAGLYGILVMAVLAVFIAGLMVGRTPEFLGKKIEAREMKLAMLYVLVFPLVILCMSAVGVALPQGTSSLNNAGPHGLSEVLYAFTSGVANNGSAFAGLNANTPFWNLGLGVSMLAGRFLMMVPVMALAGSLLNKKVVAPGPGTFPTEGVLFTGLLVSVVLVVGALTFFPALSLGPIVEHFLGAAGKVY
- the kdpF gene encoding K(+)-transporting ATPase subunit F, whose product is MTFEYVAGTALAVLLSVYLVYALLRPERF